The genomic window GAATTGGCATTTTTGATCGGTTGTGAGCGTTTTTTCGTGTTTTTTCGCAAAAGACCGCTGCTTCTTCTCGAAAGAAGGAAAACTGTTTCTGGTGTGAACGGCGTCACTTTTAATAGAGGTGTTTCCGTCATAGTTGAATTTGGCGACAAAATGTCCCTCTGCGCGACCGGCGTTTGGCATGATGCGCATTGTGTGCTCGAGCTTTGGGAGCGGTTCGATGAAAGTGGATGCGATCTCCTGAAGTTCTGGGATGTGCTTGCCTAGTTTTATAAAATCTTTGGTCGTGAGCCCAGCGCGTCCCTCGGGTAAAAAAACAGGAGCGAGTGAGAGGGTGGAATGATCGCGCAGCATTGTAGCACACACAGCTTCGTTTTCAATTGGGTTGAGCGTGCAAGTTGAGTAGACGAGCCGGCCGCCAGGGCGAAGCATGGCGAGTGCGGCGCGCAGAATGGATATTTGGCGTGTCGCGTAGGTTGCAAGAAGTTCGCGCTGCCACATGCGGCGGGCGTCTTCGTCCTTTCGAAACATCCCCTCACCGCTGCACGGCGCATCTACGAGAATCGCGTCAAAATAGGCTGGGTACGTTTCACACAGCTCATCTGGATCAAGCTGTGTGATCGTGGCGTTTGTAACGCCCAGGCGCTCTAAGTTCTCAGCGAGGATTGTGCAGCGTTCGCGGTTTGGTTCATTCGCGACGAGCACCCCTTTGTTGTTCATGCGTTGGGCGATCTGTGTCGTTTTCCCGCCAGGCGCAGCACAAAGATCAAGCACGCGTTCGCCTGGTTTTGGATCAAGGACAGGAACAGGCGCCATCGCACTCGGTTCTTGCAGGTAGTAGCATCCTGTCGCGTGTAGTGGGTCGCGTCCGAGATGGAGATTGTGATGGATATAAAATCCTTCCCTATCTTTTGTCCAAGGAACCGGATCGGTCAAGAACGGATTTATAAGGGGAGGAGTCGCTCCTTTTAATGGAGAGATGCGCATTCCTTTTGCAGGTGGCTCACTGAACTGTTCAAGATAGTTTGTCCAAGCGTCCTGACCGAAACAGTGAATAAAAAGGGATGCAAACTCTGTAGGCAGTATGGACACTCGATTGTTCCTCCAGTAATTTGTAATCTCCTTGACCAGGAACCAGCTAGAAGTCTGATTCACATCATATATCGGGTGTGCAAAAAAACAAATGGTGGATAGGCTGGAGCGGGTGGATGCACAGGACGGAGGGGTGGGCTAATTTGACAAGGGAATCAGACATAAGGTACGGTTAGGGCAAGAATAGGAGGAGTATGACTTGCGGCTCCTGAAAGACCATGCCCTTTTTGTCGTTCTTCTTATCCTTGTAGCCGCGTATCGCTTTCAACTCTGGCATCACACGCCTGTGACGTTGTACGGTGACATGTTGCGTTATAACACAATGGCGCTGCATGTGATTGATCATGGCTATCTCGGATTTAGAAATGGACCAGATGCCTATGTAATGCCGCTATACCCGCTTTTTCTTGCCGTGGTGTACAAATTGCTTCAGGCATTTCATACTCATTTAACCATGCTTCGTATGGTTCACGAAACTTTTCTTTTGCAGCAGGGTTTATCGCTTGTCTCACTATGGCTGACGTACCGTTTGGGAGTGTTTTTTGCCGGGAAGCGCGCTGGTCTCGTGGCGGCCGTTTTGTCTGCGCTCTATCTGCCCAATAGCTTTGTTGGACTTACGCTTCTGACCGAGCCGCTTTTTATTCCACTTTTGTTGGGCAGCCTGCTCGCTGGAAGTTATGCAGTAAAACGCGGACTTGTGGTGGACTATGCGTTAACTGGATTTTTAATCGGGCTGACTGCATTGGTTCGTCCTAATGTCTTGCCGCTTTTTCTGCTTGTTGCACTCGTCGATTTGTTTCATCGCCGATCCTCGGGCGTCTTTCACGCGTTAAAAATGCGGTTTCCGCTGTATGGGATCATGGTGGCGTTTGTCATTCTTCCGTTGATTCCGTGGTGGATTCGCAATGCGATCGATTTTCATCGCTTTATTCCGTTATCGACAGAAGCGGGCAATCCACTCTTGGCTGGTGCGGATCCTTATTTTCTCGTCGGTATCAACACGCTTATCGAGACATCGCGCAAACTTCACGAGTCGCAGCAGACGTATGCCATTCACTACATGCTGCATGGGTTTACTCATCAGCCGCTGCTCTTTTTGGGTTGGTACCTGTTTGGTAAATTGCCTTATCTGTTTTGGACGCCGTGGTTCTATGCTTATCTGAGCGTTTTTGTCCTGTATCACCGCATTTTGGTGATTCTTGGAGGTATCGCGATGATTGTTGGTTTGTGGTTTCGCGCTACCCGGTTTTTCGCGATTTCCACATTGTTCTTGCTTGCCGTGCAACTTGTTTTTCTGCCGATTACAAGGTATGGCTATCCGTTAATTTTAATGACGACGATTCTTGTGCCGGCAGTCGTAAGCTATCTTCCGATTTTCGCGCGCTGGCGTCAAGGAGGATGGTCATGAAGGATGCGTTGGTGATCATTCCGGCGCTCAATGAGGAGCGCTCAGTCGGAAACGTCGTGGAGAGTATACTCTCATCTTGCCCCATGGTGGATGTGATCGTCATTTCGGATGGCTCCACAGATCAAACGGCAGCTGTGGCGCGGGGGGCGGGTGCAAAGGTGGTCGAATTGCCCGTCAATCTCGGCATAGGCG from Ferroacidibacillus organovorans includes these protein-coding regions:
- a CDS encoding glycosyltransferase family 39 protein produces the protein MRLLKDHALFVVLLILVAAYRFQLWHHTPVTLYGDMLRYNTMALHVIDHGYLGFRNGPDAYVMPLYPLFLAVVYKLLQAFHTHLTMLRMVHETFLLQQGLSLVSLWLTYRLGVFFAGKRAGLVAAVLSALYLPNSFVGLTLLTEPLFIPLLLGSLLAGSYAVKRGLVVDYALTGFLIGLTALVRPNVLPLFLLVALVDLFHRRSSGVFHALKMRFPLYGIMVAFVILPLIPWWIRNAIDFHRFIPLSTEAGNPLLAGADPYFLVGINTLIETSRKLHESQQTYAIHYMLHGFTHQPLLFLGWYLFGKLPYLFWTPWFYAYLSVFVLYHRILVILGGIAMIVGLWFRATRFFAISTLFLLAVQLVFLPITRYGYPLILMTTILVPAVVSYLPIFARWRQGGWS
- a CDS encoding NOL1/NOP2/sun family putative RNA methylase, with the translated sequence MSILPTEFASLFIHCFGQDAWTNYLEQFSEPPAKGMRISPLKGATPPLINPFLTDPVPWTKDREGFYIHHNLHLGRDPLHATGCYYLQEPSAMAPVPVLDPKPGERVLDLCAAPGGKTTQIAQRMNNKGVLVANEPNRERCTILAENLERLGVTNATITQLDPDELCETYPAYFDAILVDAPCSGEGMFRKDEDARRMWQRELLATYATRQISILRAALAMLRPGGRLVYSTCTLNPIENEAVCATMLRDHSTLSLAPVFLPEGRAGLTTKDFIKLGKHIPELQEIASTFIEPLPKLEHTMRIMPNAGRAEGHFVAKFNYDGNTSIKSDAVHTRNSFPSFEKKQRSFAKKHEKTLTTDQKCQFEKFAKETFTDPSAWLDDLLMRDFISTSNVLFVTTLRPIPTRNVLRPGFPLLETKHHHATPHHALALATKPENLRAPVCLSYGDARIIAYLRGEMISHAGPDGWTVVFLDNLPLGWAKRVQNQLKNHYPKGLRRSYSFEI